In Leucobacter insecticola, one DNA window encodes the following:
- a CDS encoding polyribonucleotide nucleotidyltransferase has product MEGPEIKFAETVLDNGKFGKRTIRFETGRLAQQAQGAVAAYLDEETMLLSATSASKNPKDHFDFFPLTVDVEERSYAAGKIPGSFFRREGRPSTEAILVCRLIDRPLRPSFVDGLRNEVQIVVTVLSIAPGEFYDALAINAASASTQISGLPFSGPIAGVRLALIGTQWVAFPNEEQLKEAVFDLMVAGRVVVDKNGKEDVAIMMVEAEATEGSWDLIKAGATKPDEAIVAQGLEAAKPFLSQLVKAQEQLAAQSAKEIQEYPVFLPYTDEVYAAVAELAEAELAGIYQIADKQERQDADDALKARVKEAIVAKIEAGTLDASAEGQVSGAYKSVTKKIVRGRILTDGARIDGRGLRDIRALDAEVQVIPRVHGSAIFQRGETQIMGVTTLNMLKMEQQIDSLSPTTSKRYMHHYNFPPYSTGETGRVGSPKRREIGHGFLAERALVPVLPARDEFPYAIRQVSEALSSNGSTSMGSVCASTLSLLNAGVPLRAAVAGIAMGLVSDEVNGETRYATLTDILGAEDALGDMDFKVAGTSEFITALQLDTKLDGIPSDVLAGALTQAKEARATILGVLNQAIDTPDEMAPTAPRVISVKIPVDKIGELIGPKGKTINGIQDTTGADISIDDDGTVYIGAVDGPSAEAARAQVNAIANPQNPEVGEQYLGTVVKNAAFGAFISLLPGKDGLLHISEVRKLAGGKRIDSVDDVLSIGQKILVKITKVDDRGKLSLEPVLEEEAAEAPAEAAAE; this is encoded by the coding sequence GTGGAGGGTCCTGAGATTAAATTCGCCGAGACAGTTCTCGACAATGGCAAGTTTGGCAAGCGCACGATCCGGTTCGAGACCGGACGCCTCGCGCAGCAGGCACAGGGCGCGGTCGCCGCGTACCTCGACGAGGAGACGATGCTCCTCTCGGCCACCAGTGCTTCGAAGAACCCGAAGGATCACTTCGACTTCTTCCCGCTGACGGTTGACGTTGAAGAGCGGTCCTACGCCGCAGGCAAGATCCCCGGTTCGTTCTTCCGTCGCGAGGGTCGCCCCTCGACCGAGGCGATCCTCGTGTGCCGTCTGATCGACCGCCCCCTGCGCCCGTCCTTCGTTGACGGCCTCCGCAATGAGGTTCAGATTGTCGTCACCGTGCTGTCGATCGCGCCGGGCGAGTTCTATGATGCCCTCGCGATCAACGCCGCGAGTGCGTCCACCCAGATTTCGGGCCTCCCGTTCTCTGGCCCGATCGCCGGTGTGCGTCTCGCGCTCATCGGAACTCAGTGGGTAGCGTTCCCGAACGAGGAACAGCTGAAGGAAGCCGTCTTCGATCTGATGGTCGCCGGCCGTGTTGTCGTCGACAAGAACGGCAAGGAAGACGTCGCGATCATGATGGTCGAGGCAGAGGCAACCGAGGGTTCGTGGGATCTCATCAAGGCTGGCGCAACGAAGCCAGACGAGGCAATCGTCGCGCAGGGGCTCGAGGCCGCAAAGCCGTTCCTGTCCCAGCTCGTCAAGGCTCAGGAGCAGCTCGCCGCGCAGTCGGCGAAGGAGATCCAGGAATACCCGGTCTTCTTGCCCTACACCGATGAGGTCTACGCTGCGGTCGCCGAGCTCGCTGAGGCGGAGCTCGCGGGGATCTACCAGATCGCCGACAAGCAGGAGCGCCAGGACGCCGATGACGCATTGAAGGCTCGCGTCAAGGAAGCGATCGTCGCCAAGATTGAGGCCGGCACGCTCGACGCATCCGCTGAAGGCCAGGTCTCCGGCGCCTACAAGTCGGTCACGAAGAAGATCGTTCGCGGCAGGATCCTCACCGACGGTGCCCGCATCGACGGCCGTGGGCTGCGCGACATTCGTGCGCTTGACGCCGAGGTCCAGGTCATCCCGCGCGTGCACGGTTCGGCGATCTTCCAGCGCGGCGAAACTCAGATCATGGGCGTCACCACGCTGAACATGCTGAAGATGGAGCAGCAGATCGATTCGCTGTCGCCCACGACCAGCAAGCGCTACATGCACCACTACAACTTCCCGCCCTACTCCACCGGTGAGACCGGTCGTGTAGGCAGCCCGAAGCGTCGCGAGATCGGCCACGGCTTCCTCGCAGAACGCGCGCTCGTGCCGGTGCTGCCGGCACGCGATGAGTTCCCCTACGCGATCCGCCAGGTGTCAGAGGCGCTGAGCTCCAACGGCTCGACCTCAATGGGCTCGGTGTGTGCTTCGACGCTGTCACTGCTGAACGCCGGTGTGCCGCTGCGCGCCGCCGTCGCGGGTATCGCGATGGGTCTTGTCAGCGACGAGGTCAACGGCGAGACGCGCTACGCGACCCTCACCGACATCCTGGGTGCGGAAGACGCGCTCGGCGATATGGACTTCAAGGTTGCAGGTACCTCTGAGTTCATTACCGCGTTGCAGCTCGACACGAAGCTCGATGGCATCCCCTCCGATGTTCTCGCTGGAGCCCTGACGCAGGCGAAGGAAGCCCGCGCCACGATCCTCGGCGTCTTGAACCAGGCGATCGATACGCCCGACGAAATGGCGCCGACCGCGCCCCGCGTCATCAGCGTCAAGATCCCCGTCGACAAGATCGGCGAACTCATCGGGCCCAAGGGTAAGACGATCAACGGGATTCAGGACACCACGGGTGCTGATATCTCGATCGACGACGACGGCACCGTGTACATCGGTGCGGTTGATGGCCCCTCCGCTGAGGCTGCGCGCGCGCAGGTCAACGCGATTGCCAACCCGCAGAACCCCGAGGTCGGTGAACAGTACCTCGGTACTGTCGTGAAGAACGCCGCGTTTGGCGCCTTCATCTCGCTGCTCCCCGGTAAGGACGGCCTGCTGCACATTTCTGAGGTGCGCAAGCTCGCCGGTGGCAAGCGCATCGACAGCGTTGATGACGTGCTCTCGATCGGTCAGAAGATTCTCGTGAAGATCACGAAGGTTGACGATCGTGGCAAGCTCTCGCTCGAGCCTGTGCTTGAGGAAGAAGCTGCTGAAGCTCCGGCCGAGGCCGCAGCCGAGTAA
- the serA gene encoding phosphoglycerate dehydrogenase, with translation MSAPVVLIAEQLSPATIAALGPDFRVVHVDGTDRDALRQELEHADAVLVRSATQIDAEALSWAPKLKVVARAGVGLDNVDIKAATQAGVMVVNAPTSNIISAAELTVAHILGLARHLPRAHASLSAGEWKRSSYTGIELYEKTVGIIGLGRIGALIAERLRGFGVELIAFDPYVTAARAQQLGVQLVTLEELIERVDFLTIHMPRTPETLGMIGAEQLKAMKKTAYVVNVARGGLIDETALAAALAAGEIAGAALDVFMQEPPADTSLTGLPNVNVTPHLGASTEEAQEKAGVSVAKSVRLALAGDLVPDAVNVAGGVIDEYVRPGLPLTEKLGQVFAGLADGAIASLDIEVHGELAERNVEALRLAALKGVFSKVVSDPVSYVNAPLLAEQRNVEVRFTSDTVAEDYRNVITLRGALTNGEQISVSGTLTGPKQIEKIVEVNGYEVELPIPNHLIVFSYTDRPGIVASYGKLLGDAGVNIAGLQIARDEKKGTALSVVSVDGPVADEMIADLRSAIGAERLSRIEIDAL, from the coding sequence ATGTCTGCGCCGGTCGTGTTGATCGCTGAACAACTCTCACCCGCCACTATCGCCGCTCTCGGCCCAGATTTCCGGGTGGTGCACGTCGACGGCACGGATCGCGACGCGCTGCGCCAGGAACTCGAGCATGCCGATGCTGTGCTGGTGCGATCCGCCACCCAGATCGACGCCGAGGCGCTCAGTTGGGCACCCAAGCTGAAGGTGGTCGCGCGCGCAGGGGTGGGACTCGACAACGTCGACATTAAGGCCGCAACACAGGCTGGCGTGATGGTCGTGAACGCGCCAACCTCAAACATCATTAGCGCCGCGGAGTTGACCGTCGCCCATATTCTGGGACTCGCCAGGCACCTGCCGCGCGCGCACGCCTCGCTGTCGGCGGGGGAGTGGAAGCGCTCCTCCTACACCGGTATCGAACTCTACGAAAAGACCGTCGGCATTATCGGGCTGGGCCGCATCGGCGCCCTGATCGCCGAGCGCCTGCGCGGCTTTGGTGTCGAGCTCATTGCCTTCGACCCCTACGTCACTGCAGCGCGGGCCCAGCAGCTTGGGGTGCAGCTGGTGACGCTCGAGGAACTGATTGAGCGTGTCGATTTCTTGACGATCCACATGCCGCGCACCCCCGAAACCCTCGGCATGATCGGTGCTGAGCAGCTTAAGGCGATGAAGAAGACCGCGTATGTGGTGAATGTGGCTCGTGGTGGACTCATCGACGAAACTGCGCTTGCTGCAGCGCTCGCCGCCGGTGAAATTGCTGGCGCGGCGCTTGACGTCTTTATGCAGGAGCCGCCGGCCGATACCTCGCTCACGGGCCTCCCGAACGTCAACGTCACCCCCCACCTGGGGGCGTCGACCGAAGAAGCCCAGGAGAAGGCGGGCGTGTCCGTCGCGAAATCGGTGCGTCTTGCGCTTGCGGGCGATCTGGTGCCCGACGCCGTGAACGTCGCTGGCGGTGTGATTGACGAGTATGTGCGCCCCGGGCTGCCCCTCACTGAGAAGCTCGGTCAGGTGTTTGCTGGCCTCGCCGACGGCGCGATCGCTTCTCTCGACATTGAGGTGCACGGTGAGCTCGCGGAGCGCAACGTTGAGGCGCTGCGCCTCGCGGCGCTGAAGGGCGTGTTCTCGAAGGTCGTCAGCGATCCTGTGTCGTATGTGAATGCCCCGCTGCTTGCCGAGCAGCGCAACGTCGAGGTGCGCTTCACGAGCGACACCGTTGCCGAGGATTACCGCAACGTCATCACGCTCCGCGGTGCGCTCACGAACGGCGAGCAGATTTCCGTCTCGGGGACGCTGACCGGGCCGAAGCAGATCGAGAAGATCGTTGAGGTCAATGGCTACGAGGTGGAGCTGCCGATCCCGAACCACCTGATCGTGTTTAGCTACACCGACCGCCCCGGCATCGTTGCGAGCTATGGCAAGTTGCTCGGCGACGCTGGTGTGAACATCGCCGGTCTGCAGATCGCCCGTGACGAAAAGAAGGGCACCGCGCTCTCCGTCGTCTCTGTTGATGGGCCGGTCGCCGACGAGATGATCGCGGATCTTCGCAGCGCCATTGGGGCTGAACGTCTCAGCAGGATCGAGATCGACGCGCTGTAG
- the hrpB gene encoding ATP-dependent helicase HrpB — MNRSPFNLSAIGAGLIVADHREELEAAAAAGAMVVTAPPGTGKTTFVPPLVAELQRDFGATILTQPRRVAVRAAASRIASLNGSALGGSVGFTVRGERQVSAQTRLEVVTPGVLLRRLLSDPGLDGVGAVILDEVHERSIDSDLLLGMIAEVRALREDLLVVAMSATLNASRVAEILGCGSGASVPAPIVEIPSALHPLAEDFAPFAGARLDDRGVTRDYLSHVAAVALEARSTDNCDALVFLPGAREVDEVVRRLRETAQGPLEVLPLHGRVSARDQDRAVHGRDAGDPPRIVVSTSLAESSLTVPGVRLVVDSGLAREVRRDRARGMTGLVTVSASRASAEQRAGRAARQGPGRVVRAYSEAEFARMPAESPPEIASADLTDTALLLAAWGTPGAVGLALPSAPPAAAMREAVAELRTLHLTDDSGLPTRDGARIARLPVGVRDARALIEGARELGDARLSAEVVAAISDDHRDPGADLPRLLRELRAGQAPGSQRWRRESRRLEQIAGAETGIAAGTGEASHPSDAPGIVAALGRPEWIARRVAEGSRAYLLASGTRAALPEGSGLIGSEWIAVREVQRASGRAADGTGAVIRLAAPISEHDALRIGDALVVRERRARVEDGRVRVLTEHRCGAILLTSTPVAATDADTAPAFAAHLREHGLAALNWSDAALQLRARLGFLRRELGEPWPAVDDDALLAGLTAWLGPDLDRLNAGSSLARIDLVSALGRLLPWPEAGRFEDLVPASLTVPSGSTVRITYPDPSDPEAPPIIAVKLQEMFGLAETPRLADGRVPVLVHLLSPARRPLAVTDDLASFWNGPYQQVRREMRGRYPKHPWPEDPWTAPATARVTRPRPFA, encoded by the coding sequence GTGAATCGGTCGCCCTTCAATCTCTCCGCCATCGGCGCCGGGCTGATCGTGGCGGATCACCGCGAAGAGCTCGAGGCCGCCGCCGCGGCGGGCGCAATGGTCGTTACCGCCCCGCCGGGGACAGGCAAAACCACCTTCGTACCGCCGCTCGTGGCTGAGCTGCAGCGGGACTTTGGGGCGACCATTCTGACCCAGCCGCGACGAGTTGCCGTGCGAGCGGCAGCCTCGCGGATCGCATCGCTTAACGGCTCCGCGCTTGGCGGGTCCGTGGGCTTCACTGTGCGCGGCGAGCGACAGGTTTCTGCACAGACCCGTCTCGAGGTAGTGACCCCCGGGGTGCTACTGCGGCGCCTGCTCTCAGACCCGGGCCTCGACGGCGTCGGCGCGGTGATCCTGGACGAGGTGCACGAGCGTTCAATAGACAGCGACCTGCTGCTCGGCATGATCGCGGAGGTGCGCGCGCTGCGGGAGGACCTCCTGGTGGTCGCGATGTCGGCGACGCTGAATGCCTCGCGGGTTGCCGAGATTCTGGGCTGCGGATCCGGCGCTTCCGTCCCGGCACCGATCGTCGAGATCCCCTCCGCGTTGCACCCGCTCGCGGAAGACTTTGCCCCCTTCGCCGGAGCACGCCTCGACGACCGCGGGGTCACCCGCGACTACCTCAGCCACGTTGCCGCCGTCGCTCTTGAGGCACGGTCCACCGACAACTGCGATGCGCTCGTCTTTCTGCCCGGCGCCCGCGAGGTCGACGAGGTGGTGCGGCGGCTTCGCGAAACCGCTCAGGGCCCGCTTGAGGTGCTGCCGTTGCACGGTCGTGTTTCGGCGCGGGATCAGGATCGCGCCGTGCACGGCAGGGACGCCGGCGATCCGCCGCGGATCGTCGTCAGCACCTCCCTCGCGGAAAGCTCATTGACAGTGCCGGGGGTGCGGCTCGTCGTCGACTCGGGCCTCGCGCGCGAGGTGCGGCGAGACCGCGCACGCGGCATGACCGGGCTCGTTACCGTGAGCGCATCACGTGCGAGCGCCGAACAGCGTGCGGGCCGTGCGGCGCGGCAGGGCCCGGGCCGTGTGGTGCGCGCGTATTCGGAGGCCGAGTTCGCCAGAATGCCCGCCGAGTCTCCTCCCGAGATCGCCTCGGCAGATCTCACAGACACGGCACTGTTGCTTGCCGCGTGGGGCACCCCGGGAGCGGTCGGCCTTGCGCTGCCGAGCGCCCCTCCCGCGGCGGCAATGAGGGAGGCCGTCGCCGAGCTCCGCACGCTCCACCTCACCGATGACTCAGGTCTTCCCACTCGCGATGGCGCGAGGATCGCACGCCTGCCTGTCGGGGTCCGCGATGCCAGGGCCCTGATCGAGGGAGCACGCGAACTGGGTGACGCCCGCCTGTCCGCGGAGGTGGTTGCCGCAATTTCTGATGACCACCGCGATCCCGGGGCCGACTTGCCGCGCCTCCTCCGCGAGTTGCGCGCGGGCCAGGCCCCGGGGTCACAGCGGTGGCGTCGGGAGAGCCGACGCCTTGAGCAGATCGCCGGCGCCGAGACGGGAATTGCTGCGGGCACCGGTGAGGCATCGCACCCATCGGATGCACCGGGCATCGTGGCCGCGCTTGGGCGACCCGAATGGATCGCGCGCCGTGTGGCGGAGGGATCCCGCGCGTACCTCCTCGCGAGCGGGACCCGGGCTGCGCTTCCCGAGGGCAGTGGACTGATCGGCAGCGAGTGGATCGCGGTGCGCGAGGTGCAGCGTGCGAGCGGACGCGCCGCTGACGGTACGGGCGCGGTGATCCGGCTCGCCGCCCCCATCTCCGAACACGACGCGCTGCGGATCGGCGACGCACTTGTGGTCCGCGAGCGCCGGGCGCGCGTCGAGGACGGCCGCGTTCGGGTGCTGACGGAACACCGCTGTGGCGCGATCCTGCTCACTTCGACGCCGGTCGCCGCGACCGATGCGGACACGGCGCCCGCGTTCGCAGCACACCTGCGGGAGCACGGCCTTGCGGCACTGAACTGGTCAGACGCGGCGCTTCAGCTGCGAGCGCGGCTCGGGTTCCTCAGGCGGGAGCTCGGCGAGCCGTGGCCCGCCGTGGACGACGACGCGCTGCTCGCGGGGTTGACGGCCTGGCTGGGTCCGGATCTTGACCGGCTGAACGCGGGATCCTCGCTCGCACGCATCGATCTCGTATCGGCGCTTGGGCGACTCCTGCCGTGGCCGGAGGCGGGCAGATTCGAGGATCTCGTACCTGCGAGCTTGACGGTGCCCTCGGGCTCGACGGTTCGCATCACCTATCCGGACCCGAGCGATCCCGAAGCGCCTCCCATCATCGCGGTCAAACTGCAGGAGATGTTTGGGCTGGCTGAGACGCCACGGCTCGCGGACGGCCGGGTGCCGGTGCTGGTGCACCTGCTCTCCCCCGCGCGCCGGCCACTCGCGGTCACCGACGACCTCGCCTCGTTCTGGAACGGCCCCTATCAGCAGGTGCGCCGGGAGATGCGCGGCCGCTACCCGAAGCACCCGTGGCCGGAGGATCCCTGGACCGCCCCGGCCACGGCCCGCGTCACCCGCCCGCGGCCGTTTGCCTAA
- the ilvN gene encoding acetolactate synthase small subunit, giving the protein MSRHVLSLLVEDKPGLLTRVAGLFARRGFNIESLAVGPTEMRGLSRITVVVDEDETLLEQVTKQLNKLVNVIKVVELEESGSVQREHVLIKVRADNQTRSHVLEAVNLFRARVVDVVPDALTIEVTGDTGKIDAFLKVLEPYGIKEIAQSGLIAMGRGSKSITERVFKN; this is encoded by the coding sequence ATGAGCCGTCACGTACTCAGCCTCCTGGTAGAGGATAAGCCGGGCCTGTTGACCCGTGTCGCTGGGCTCTTTGCCCGTCGCGGCTTCAACATCGAGTCCCTCGCCGTGGGCCCCACCGAAATGCGGGGCCTGTCACGGATCACCGTGGTTGTTGATGAAGACGAGACACTGCTCGAGCAGGTGACGAAGCAGCTCAACAAGCTGGTAAACGTGATCAAGGTCGTCGAACTCGAGGAATCGGGATCGGTGCAGCGCGAACACGTCCTGATCAAGGTCCGCGCCGACAACCAGACACGCTCGCACGTGCTGGAGGCCGTTAACCTCTTCCGCGCCCGCGTGGTCGACGTTGTCCCGGATGCCCTGACCATCGAGGTCACGGGGGATACCGGCAAGATCGACGCGTTCCTGAAGGTGCTCGAGCCTTACGGGATCAAGGAGATCGCGCAGTCGGGGCTCATTGCTATGGGTCGCGGATCCAAGTCCATCACGGAGCGAGTCTTCAAGAACTAG
- a CDS encoding acetolactate synthase large subunit: MTSESSAVPHQTDTVAPRGEQMTGAQAVVRSLESLGVTDVFGLPGGAVLPLYDALMDAPKLRHVLVRHEQGGGHAAEGFASSSGKVGVCIATSGPGATNLVTAIADAYMDSVPLLAITGQVFSHLMGSDAFQEADIMGVTMPITKHSFLVKKAEDIPGAIAAAYHLASTGRPGPVLVDITKDAQEGLIDFVWDPRVDLAGYRPITKANSKQIQAAAELISQAQRPVFYVGGGVVRAGAAEELRHLVELVGAPVVTTLMARGVFPDSHPQHLGMPGMHGTVPAVLALQEADLLITLGARFDDRVTGKAALFAPEAKVIHADIDPAEIGKIRAADVPIVGDAAEVIADLIAAVSTAKVSRECAEISPWWERLRMLQEKFPLGYSETSDGLLSPQYVIQRIGELTGPDGVYVAGVGQHQMWAAQFIKYERPNAWLNSGGAGTMGYSVPAAMGAKVAQPDRVVWAIDGDGCFQMTNQELATCVVNNIPIKVAIINNSSLGMVRQWQTLIYEGRYSNTELNTGHGSARVPDFVKLGDAYGCLAIRVEREDQIDDAIKLALETNDRPVVIDFVVSSDAMVWPMVRQGTSNSDIQYALEHAPEWEEE, translated from the coding sequence ATGACCTCGGAATCGAGTGCAGTGCCACATCAAACAGATACCGTAGCGCCTCGCGGCGAGCAGATGACCGGCGCCCAAGCGGTGGTCCGCAGCCTTGAATCGCTGGGCGTCACCGACGTGTTTGGGCTTCCCGGCGGCGCGGTGTTGCCGCTGTATGACGCTCTCATGGACGCGCCGAAGCTTCGCCACGTCCTCGTTCGCCACGAGCAGGGCGGTGGCCACGCGGCAGAGGGCTTTGCCTCCTCGAGCGGCAAGGTCGGAGTGTGCATCGCTACCTCCGGGCCGGGCGCGACCAACCTGGTGACGGCGATCGCCGACGCCTACATGGATTCGGTGCCGCTGCTCGCGATCACCGGCCAGGTGTTCTCTCACCTGATGGGATCCGATGCGTTCCAGGAAGCCGACATCATGGGCGTCACGATGCCCATCACGAAGCACTCCTTCCTGGTAAAGAAGGCGGAGGACATTCCCGGTGCTATCGCGGCCGCCTATCATCTGGCGTCGACGGGTCGCCCGGGCCCCGTGCTCGTGGACATCACGAAAGACGCGCAGGAAGGGCTCATCGACTTCGTGTGGGATCCGCGCGTTGACCTCGCCGGCTACCGCCCCATCACGAAAGCCAACAGCAAGCAGATTCAGGCTGCAGCTGAACTCATTTCGCAGGCGCAGCGCCCCGTGTTTTACGTTGGCGGCGGTGTCGTGAGGGCCGGAGCCGCGGAGGAACTGCGGCACCTGGTCGAACTCGTCGGCGCGCCCGTCGTGACGACCCTGATGGCGCGCGGCGTGTTCCCCGACTCCCACCCGCAGCACCTCGGCATGCCCGGCATGCACGGTACGGTTCCCGCGGTGCTTGCGCTGCAGGAGGCTGACCTGCTGATCACTCTCGGCGCGCGCTTCGACGATCGCGTGACGGGGAAGGCCGCGCTTTTCGCTCCCGAGGCGAAGGTGATCCACGCAGATATCGACCCCGCAGAGATCGGCAAGATCCGCGCCGCAGATGTGCCCATTGTGGGTGACGCCGCCGAGGTGATTGCGGATCTGATTGCCGCGGTCTCGACCGCGAAGGTCAGCCGCGAGTGCGCCGAGATTTCACCGTGGTGGGAGCGGCTGCGGATGCTGCAGGAGAAGTTCCCGCTGGGATACAGCGAGACCAGCGATGGCCTCCTCTCGCCGCAGTACGTGATCCAGCGCATCGGTGAGCTCACCGGCCCAGACGGCGTGTACGTCGCGGGTGTGGGTCAGCACCAGATGTGGGCGGCGCAGTTCATCAAGTATGAACGCCCGAACGCGTGGCTGAACTCCGGCGGTGCCGGCACCATGGGCTACTCGGTGCCCGCGGCGATGGGCGCGAAGGTTGCGCAGCCGGATCGTGTGGTCTGGGCGATTGACGGCGACGGTTGCTTCCAGATGACCAATCAGGAACTCGCGACCTGCGTGGTCAACAACATCCCGATCAAGGTCGCGATCATCAACAACTCATCCCTCGGCATGGTGCGGCAGTGGCAGACTCTGATCTACGAGGGTCGCTACTCGAACACCGAGCTCAACACCGGGCACGGCAGCGCACGCGTGCCAGACTTCGTGAAGCTCGGCGATGCTTACGGCTGCCTTGCGATCCGGGTCGAACGCGAAGACCAGATCGACGACGCCATCAAGCTTGCCCTCGAAACGAACGACCGCCCCGTGGTCATCGACTTCGTCGTCAGCTCGGATGCGATGGTGTGGCCGATGGTCCGCCAAGGCACCTCGAACAGCGATATTCAGTACGCCCTTGAGCACGCCCCCGAGTGGGAGGAGGAGTAA
- the ilvD gene encoding dihydroxy-acid dehydratase, protein MPENDIKPRSRDVTDGIEKAAARGMLRAVGMGDADWDKPQIGIASSWNEITPCNLSLDRLAQGAKEGVHSGGGYPLQFGTVSVSDGISMGHEGMHFSLVSREVIADSVETVMMAERLDGSILLAGCDKSLPGMLMAAARLDLASVFLYAGSIAPGWVKLTDGTEKEVTIIDAFEAVGACKAGTMSEEDLKRIECSIAPGEGACGGMYTANTMASIAEALGMSLPGSAAPPSADRRRDYYAHRSGEAVVNMLRLGITARDILTRKAFENAITLLMAYGGSTNAVLHLLAIAREAEVDLTLEDFNRIGAKVPHLADMKPFGKYVMADIDRHGGVPVILKALLDAGLLHGDALTVTGKTMAENLAELNPDPVDGKVIHTLDDPIHATGGLTILHGSLAPDGAVVKTAGFDAEVFEGPARVFERERAAMDALTEGKIGKGDIVVIRYEGPKGGPGMREMLAITGAIKGAGLGKDVLLLTDGRFSGGTTGLCIGHIAPEASDGGPVALVRDGDLIRVDIAAQTLDLLVDPAELEARRENWAPLPPRYTRGVLAKYTKLVHSASEGAITG, encoded by the coding sequence ATGCCTGAGAATGACATCAAACCGCGCAGTCGCGACGTTACCGATGGGATCGAAAAAGCCGCAGCCCGGGGAATGCTCCGCGCCGTGGGTATGGGAGACGCAGACTGGGACAAGCCCCAGATCGGCATCGCCAGCTCCTGGAACGAGATCACTCCCTGCAACCTGAGCCTAGATCGGCTCGCCCAGGGAGCCAAAGAAGGCGTGCACTCGGGCGGAGGGTATCCGCTGCAGTTCGGCACGGTGTCGGTGTCGGATGGCATTTCGATGGGCCACGAAGGGATGCACTTCTCGCTCGTTTCGCGCGAGGTCATCGCCGACTCCGTCGAGACCGTCATGATGGCGGAGCGGCTTGACGGCTCGATCCTGCTCGCCGGCTGTGACAAGTCGCTTCCCGGCATGCTGATGGCCGCCGCGCGCCTCGACCTCGCATCGGTGTTCCTGTATGCCGGGTCAATCGCTCCCGGCTGGGTCAAGCTCACCGACGGCACTGAGAAGGAAGTCACCATCATCGACGCCTTCGAAGCGGTTGGCGCCTGCAAGGCAGGCACGATGAGCGAAGAAGACCTGAAGCGTATCGAGTGCTCGATCGCGCCGGGTGAGGGTGCCTGCGGTGGCATGTACACCGCGAACACGATGGCATCGATCGCGGAAGCGCTCGGCATGAGCCTTCCCGGCTCCGCTGCGCCGCCCAGCGCGGACCGTCGCCGTGACTACTATGCGCACCGCTCGGGTGAGGCCGTCGTCAATATGCTGCGGCTCGGGATCACGGCGCGCGACATTCTGACGCGCAAGGCCTTTGAGAACGCGATCACGCTGCTCATGGCCTACGGTGGCTCAACGAACGCGGTGCTGCACCTGCTTGCGATCGCGCGTGAAGCTGAGGTGGATCTGACGCTCGAAGACTTCAACCGCATCGGCGCGAAGGTGCCCCACCTCGCAGACATGAAGCCGTTCGGCAAATATGTCATGGCAGACATCGACCGCCACGGCGGCGTTCCTGTGATCCTGAAGGCCCTGCTCGATGCCGGGCTGCTGCACGGTGACGCGCTGACGGTGACGGGCAAGACCATGGCCGAAAACCTGGCGGAGCTGAATCCGGATCCGGTTGACGGCAAAGTGATCCACACGCTTGACGATCCGATCCACGCGACTGGCGGTCTCACCATTCTCCACGGTTCGCTCGCACCGGACGGCGCCGTGGTGAAGACCGCGGGCTTCGACGCTGAGGTGTTTGAGGGCCCCGCGCGAGTGTTTGAGCGCGAGCGCGCCGCGATGGACGCGCTGACCGAGGGCAAGATCGGCAAGGGCGATATCGTGGTGATTCGCTACGAGGGCCCCAAGGGCGGACCGGGGATGCGCGAGATGCTCGCGATCACCGGCGCGATCAAGGGCGCTGGGCTCGGCAAAGATGTACTACTATTGACGGACGGGCGATTCTCAGGCGGCACAACCGGACTGTGTATCGGCCACATTGCACCGGAGGCATCGGACGGAGGTCCAGTTGCTCTGGTGCGCGACGGTGACCTGATTCGGGTCGATATCGCCGCTCAAACGCTCGACTTGCTGGTGGATCCCGCTGAGCTAGAGGCCCGCAGAGAAAATTGGGCCCCGCTTCCCCCGCGATACACGCGTGGTGTACTCGCGAAGTACACCAAGCTCGTACATTCCGCCTCTGAGGGTGCGATTACGGGTTAA